Genomic window (Leptospira kanakyensis):
GAATGCCGTCATTGGCATATCCAATTACTTTGCCGAAGGGAACCGGTAACTTAACACCTGAAATTATTCTAAATTATAATCCTAAATCTATAGGAACCAATCTTGGTGACGGATGGCAACTTTCTGGAATCGATACAATCCGTAGAGATAATTCAGTAGGCATTAAACGAGCATTGGACGATTCGTTTTATTCTGATGAGTTAGGAAGACTAATCAAAAGCCAAACGATTCCTAATGGATATTATGCGTCAGAAGATTCAAAAGATATATTCACAATGTTTGTTTCTTCCTCTTGTGAAGGAGGGCCATGTAATTGGGAAAGAAAGACGGGTAATGGAATTTCTATTGAATACGGGAATCTTGTAAAATATGCAGAAAACACAAATATAGGAAAACTTTGGACTGTTTCAAAAATATTTGATCGGGATGGAAATGAAATTTCGATAAATTATGATCAAACTTTACAATTGGCAAAGAACCAAGCCATTCCTACTGAAATCATTTATGGAAATGGAAAATATCGTATTTTGTTTGAATATCAAAGTTCGCCAATTAGCAGAATATCTTATGAAGATAGTGGATTAACCAAGCAAGATAGATTGATATCTGATATTCGAGTTTATTTTGAAGATGAAAAAATTGAAGATTACCATTTCGTATATGATGTAGATCAAAATAGTTCTATAAAATTAGTAAGACTTGAAAGAGACGGCTATGAGCCAATCAACATGGACTATGCCAAGATACAAACAAATTTGTCAAACCGCATCCATGGAAATTCTTTCCCGGTAGAGAATGGTCAATTAAACCATTTTTATAAATTTTCTGATAACGGAAGATGCACTGGTTCATTGAATATTTGTGCAACTACTCTCGTTAAGGCTAATCCATTTACGGCTTTAATGTGTTTGTTTGTAGCAATAAGAGACACCAACGACTGTCATACCGGAATCGAAAAATCGTCTGTCTCTTTTGCTGACGTTAATGGAGATGGAAGAGTTGACTTTGCTAGAATTGTTGATGCAGGCATGCAGACTGGATCATTCCCATTTGATACAGCGCTGTTTGGAAAAAAATTAGGAAAGATTCAAGTTAATAAAGCCGCCAAACAGGGAGAATTCATATCTCTTGGAGGTAATTTTGTTCACTCTGATAGTTTTATAAATACGGAGGTTACGAGGATTATTCCCGGAGATTTGAACGGTGATCGCATGTCAGATTTTGTGATCATAGAAGACTATGATCTTCCTATAAAAGTTGCTATCTCCAACGGAAATAGTTTGCCTATCATCAATACCAATATTATATTAAGACAACCAAGACCAGATAAAGAAAGATGGTTTTATTTAAGACCAGATCAAAAAATTTACCAACATTTCGTTGATTTCGATAATGATGGATTAACTGATTTTATTCAATTTGAAGATGGTGGTTTAAAATTCTATAAAAGCAATGGTAGTGGATTCAATTCGGGAGTTTTTCTTTCTGGAATCGATGGTTATCGATTTGGACAATCTGGGCAACAATTTGTAGACTTAGATGGTAATGGTTATCCTGATTTCATCAGTTTCACAAATATAGACAATGAAGAAACTAGAACATTGTTATATTCAATGTATGGATCATCAGGATCGAATATCAATAGTGGTTCAGTCCGAATTGGAACTGATGGTCTTTATGCGAATTTTTATTTTGCTGATATAAATGGTGATCGTCGATCTGAATACGTTTCCGTGACGCAAAATGGGGATTTGAAAATTCGTATGTTTGACGGAAGAAATTTTCAAGAACCTTATGTAGTGACTTTGGAAGGCGTTTATTTTAATAAAGATCTTACTAAGAGTTCTTCGCAATTGGTGGCGGATCCTTATTTGTTGGATTTGAAAAGAGACGGATCTCCTTTAGATAAAATCATTCAAACCGAAATCTCTCCTGGTTCAGAAAAGATTACGCTCTACTTACATGATAATTCAAGTCAATTTACTGAGTCCATAGAAATCAGTGCTGCGTTCCCGTCAGGAGTTTATAACGGTAACACTAGCCCTACATTTTATGATTTAGATAAAGATGGCGAAAATGATGAAATATATGTTAGACTACAATCAGCAACAGAACTTTTTTTAATCGTAAAATATAAAAGAGACGATTACATATTCGAACATAAACTAGATACGGCTAAATTATTTAATCAAGCTAGTTTAAGTGACCAACCAGATTATCCAAAAATGACGGATCATCTATACGATAATTTAATCAGAGGTAAATCATTCGCAGATGTAGATGGGGACGGAATGGATGATTTTATTTGGTATGACGGTTCACAAATTCGAGTATCGTATGCTAGGTGGAGTTCAGGAAAAATAACATATAAATCTTCTGGTGATGATGCCTTTCCTGCTGGCGGGCTTTTGGCTGCTTTAGATTTTAATCATGATGGCCAAAGTGATTTCGTAGGTATCAATGTTCAAAAACAAGCTTTGTTTGAAAATATTAATTTTTTAGATGTCAATCGTGATACTCCTTGGGTAAATAATGCGGTCATTACTTATTACAATCAATCGAATGTTTTGCCAACAGGATTTATTACTTCAATAAATAATGGAAATGGAGAAAAAAGAACAGATATCAGCTACACCCCCAGAGGTAAGTTACTCAATTTAAATGCGCAAACATCTGCTTATCCAATAGTTTCAAATTTAGATGGAGGGTTCTTAATCAGTTCGATTAAAAACTTTAGCGCAACAGTTGAAACGTCAGAATCAAAAATAGAATATGAACAAGATAAAATTCAACTAGGTGGATTGAACGATAAAAAATACTTGGGTTTTAAAACCCTAAATGTATATACCAGCTTAATGGGTACACCATATACCCAAACTAAATATTCATACAATCATAATGCAGGCAATCCTGGAATTGGAAAGTTAATCAAAGTTGAAGATTTTATTAATGCTCACAATATAAAGACAAAAGAATATTCTTACTTATCAAAAATAATTCCGTCAGGATCAAAATTTTATCTAACTCAACAAGTATTAGAATCTACCGACAAAAATGGAGTCTTAGAAAGTCAAGTAACTGGTTTTGACTACGATGCCTATGCAAATATTGCCAGAGAAAATATTTCGATAGGTGGACATGTTATTTTAAAAGAAAATACTTTCAGTGTAGATCCGATAAATTATCTTCTAGAGCGAAAAAGTAGGGAGAAGGTGTTTTCAGATGGCTTTTTAATTAAAGATAACACATACGAATATAATAATCATCAAATTGTTAGGATCACACAATTTGCGGATAATCCAAAGTCTCGGTCGAAGTCATTTACTTACGATTCTTATGGAAACGTAAAATCAGAAAGTGACTATCTGGGCAACATTTCCCAGTACGAGCATGATGATAAAATTCATTTATTTCAAACTAAAATCATTAACCCATTAGGTCACATATTTCAAAAGCAATATGAATATAAGTTTGGTAATCTCTTACAAAGTATCGATCCAAACGGTGCGTTATTTGAATATGAATATGATAAATATGGTAGGCGAATTAGAGAAAAAATTCCAGGAAACTCGGATTGGACCTTGGAAGTTGAGTATCAAAATACGGGAAGGACTGGCGCATCCATTAAAAAAACGGAGAAAATCTCTGCTTCACAAGAAATAGTTTCTAACGCATATTTTGATTCTTTCAATAGGCTAGTTAGAGAAGAAAAGCTACTTGAAAATGGATTAAAACTCATAAATACAAAGAAATATTACCCAAATGGAAAGGTTGAAACTGAAACAGAAGATGATATAGAAGGATTGTCTGGTTTCACGACAAAGTATTATAAATACGATCCGATTTATGGATCTCCCATCGAAGTAATCAATAGCAACGGAATCGTAGAAAAGTCAGAAACGAATGGTTACGAGACTACTGTCACTGTGCTAAAAAATGGAAGTGAACTACATAAAGAAATCATAAGAAAGAATTCTTTAGATCAACTCGTGTATCGCAATTTTGGATCAGGTGTTTCATATACTTACGATTATAACAAACAAGGGAAATTAATAAGAGCAACTGATTCACTTGATAGATTCGTAAATTTTTCATATGATGTTTATGGGCGTAAAATTACTCAAATTGATGCAATTGCAGGTTCATTCGAGTATCAATATGATGCGAATGATAATATTCTATTGCAACGAGATTCGCAAGGTAAGGCTCAAAACTTCACTTATGATGAACTCAGTCGAAGAAAAGAGGTTAAAAATACAAATGGAAATGTTAAGGTAAAGTTTGAATATGATTTTTCCTTAAATGGTATGGGTAGAGTAGCGGCTATACAAGACGATGGAGGATTAGTCTCTTTCGAGTATGATTCGAGAGGGAATGTTTCTAAAAGTGTTAGGCGAATTGATGATCTAGTTTTAGTTGAAAATGCGACTTATGACAATTTAGATCGGACTACTGAACTACAATATCCGGAAGGATCGATTGCACATTACAATTATTCCAAAGGTGGTTATTTAAGTTCAATTTTATTAGATATACCTAGAGCCGGTAGTTACAATCATAACTTGGTTCAATATTCAGTTGAACCTGAAGACGATATTGTATTTAAAATTAATAAAATTTTTGGAAACGGAGTAAAAACTGAAATATTCACCTCAAAACAAGATAAAAAAGTAAAATCATATAAAACATCGAATCTTTCTGGAGTATTATTTGAAAGTATTGAGTTAGAATATGATGCTGTAGGGAATGTTTTAAAGCGAACAGATCATAAGAATCCTTCTAGAACTCAAGAATTTGTTTATGACGCCCACAATAGAATTACGAATGCAATAGGAAAATATGGGGTTGAAAGTTATTCATATAATGCGAGCGGTGATATATTAAAAAAAGGAAATTTAAATTACCAATATGACTCCGTTGGAATGTTATTATCGGTTTCTGATGAAAATCAAACCACACATACATTCAATTATGATCGTAGCGGAAAAGTGATACAAAAAAATAATGATAATTTATCGTATGATGACCTTGGAAGAATGAAGGAATATAATTCTTCGGAAACAGGAAATACAACGTTTGCTTACGATTTTTCTGGAATTCGAATCAAGAAAACTAGTGAATTAAACAATAAGACTGTTATTTCTCTTGGTCGAAAATTTGATGTTACACGGACTCCTGGAAATCCAGATCAGTATACCCTGTACTTCGAAGGTGCGGCAGATGAATTGATCGCCCAATTATCAACTTCAGATGCCATCTTGGTAGCTGAAAATCAAGTTTTTAATCCAGGTAGCCATGGCCTTGCATTTATAGGTAAAATTAAAAATTTATTCAAAAGTGTTTCTAAATTTGAGAATGTTAAGACTTATTTTTTCTCCTCCACTATTTCATTAGCTTTTCTTTTGATTTTTCCTTTGAGCAGAAGGATTGGCATTAAATCAGCAACTCCATTGCTACTTCTCTGCGTGATGAATCTAAGTAATTGCGGTATGATTCTTCCGGGCGGTGGAGAACAAGGGACACCTCCCTGGTTAATTTTCCCAACTCAGATCAATGCAAATACTCCTAGCATAGGAACACCAATTGATATTGGGCTCCAAAATGGTACTCCAGTGAATGGGTTAGTTTTTTTCCATACTGATCATTTAGGAAGTATCACAAAAGTATCAGATGGATTTGGCAATGTAGTAAGTGGAGGAATGGATAGTGGCGCGAGTTTTGTTTCTTACAAACCTTATGGTGGGATCTTGCGAAATGATTCATCTGGACCTGATATTTTTAAATATAAATATGAAGGCAAAGAAGAAGATGTAACTACAAAACTATTATATTATAATTCTCGATATTATGATCCTGAAATAGGAAGATTTTTACAACCAGATACTCAAATTATGGCGGACCAACTCTTCGGCATGAATCGGTTTATGTTTGTAAATGGAAATCCTATTATGAATACGGATCCATCGGGAAATAATGCTCACATTCACATGTTCAATCAGATCATCCGAAAAATTGTCGGAGCAGATAACAAAACAATGGTTCGGAATATTAAAAAAGATATTCTCAATGCACTTGCTGAGTCGGACAATGTTTTCCTTTCATTGGCTGCTAAAAAACATATCATCGATAGAAACAAAAGAGATCTCAAAGAAGCTCAAAGAGAAAGAGCAGTCGTTACTGGAGTTATGGCTGTGATTGCCGTTGTAACAGGCGGGATAATGCTTTGGGGGAGTCCAGGTTGGGCTGCCGCTGCCGCACCATTTTTTGGTGCTAGTGCAGGGTATGTTGCTGGTTCAGCTATAGGTTACACTGTCGGCGGCTATATTGGTGAAGGAAAATGGGATGAACGAAGTGCCATCATGGGTTCAGTGATAGGCGGAGCTATAGGCGGGGTATTTGGTGGATTACAAGGTATGGGTTATTCAAACGA
Coding sequences:
- a CDS encoding RHS repeat-associated core domain-containing protein; the protein is MHNTFNIASIIRRKSLSVKKTIILLVIFFSSVNFFAFFSGLEESIIPQQIPEVEVNSAGMPSLAYPITLPKGTGNLTPEIILNYNPKSIGTNLGDGWQLSGIDTIRRDNSVGIKRALDDSFYSDELGRLIKSQTIPNGYYASEDSKDIFTMFVSSSCEGGPCNWERKTGNGISIEYGNLVKYAENTNIGKLWTVSKIFDRDGNEISINYDQTLQLAKNQAIPTEIIYGNGKYRILFEYQSSPISRISYEDSGLTKQDRLISDIRVYFEDEKIEDYHFVYDVDQNSSIKLVRLERDGYEPINMDYAKIQTNLSNRIHGNSFPVENGQLNHFYKFSDNGRCTGSLNICATTLVKANPFTALMCLFVAIRDTNDCHTGIEKSSVSFADVNGDGRVDFARIVDAGMQTGSFPFDTALFGKKLGKIQVNKAAKQGEFISLGGNFVHSDSFINTEVTRIIPGDLNGDRMSDFVIIEDYDLPIKVAISNGNSLPIINTNIILRQPRPDKERWFYLRPDQKIYQHFVDFDNDGLTDFIQFEDGGLKFYKSNGSGFNSGVFLSGIDGYRFGQSGQQFVDLDGNGYPDFISFTNIDNEETRTLLYSMYGSSGSNINSGSVRIGTDGLYANFYFADINGDRRSEYVSVTQNGDLKIRMFDGRNFQEPYVVTLEGVYFNKDLTKSSSQLVADPYLLDLKRDGSPLDKIIQTEISPGSEKITLYLHDNSSQFTESIEISAAFPSGVYNGNTSPTFYDLDKDGENDEIYVRLQSATELFLIVKYKRDDYIFEHKLDTAKLFNQASLSDQPDYPKMTDHLYDNLIRGKSFADVDGDGMDDFIWYDGSQIRVSYARWSSGKITYKSSGDDAFPAGGLLAALDFNHDGQSDFVGINVQKQALFENINFLDVNRDTPWVNNAVITYYNQSNVLPTGFITSINNGNGEKRTDISYTPRGKLLNLNAQTSAYPIVSNLDGGFLISSIKNFSATVETSESKIEYEQDKIQLGGLNDKKYLGFKTLNVYTSLMGTPYTQTKYSYNHNAGNPGIGKLIKVEDFINAHNIKTKEYSYLSKIIPSGSKFYLTQQVLESTDKNGVLESQVTGFDYDAYANIARENISIGGHVILKENTFSVDPINYLLERKSREKVFSDGFLIKDNTYEYNNHQIVRITQFADNPKSRSKSFTYDSYGNVKSESDYLGNISQYEHDDKIHLFQTKIINPLGHIFQKQYEYKFGNLLQSIDPNGALFEYEYDKYGRRIREKIPGNSDWTLEVEYQNTGRTGASIKKTEKISASQEIVSNAYFDSFNRLVREEKLLENGLKLINTKKYYPNGKVETETEDDIEGLSGFTTKYYKYDPIYGSPIEVINSNGIVEKSETNGYETTVTVLKNGSELHKEIIRKNSLDQLVYRNFGSGVSYTYDYNKQGKLIRATDSLDRFVNFSYDVYGRKITQIDAIAGSFEYQYDANDNILLQRDSQGKAQNFTYDELSRRKEVKNTNGNVKVKFEYDFSLNGMGRVAAIQDDGGLVSFEYDSRGNVSKSVRRIDDLVLVENATYDNLDRTTELQYPEGSIAHYNYSKGGYLSSILLDIPRAGSYNHNLVQYSVEPEDDIVFKINKIFGNGVKTEIFTSKQDKKVKSYKTSNLSGVLFESIELEYDAVGNVLKRTDHKNPSRTQEFVYDAHNRITNAIGKYGVESYSYNASGDILKKGNLNYQYDSVGMLLSVSDENQTTHTFNYDRSGKVIQKNNDNLSYDDLGRMKEYNSSETGNTTFAYDFSGIRIKKTSELNNKTVISLGRKFDVTRTPGNPDQYTLYFEGAADELIAQLSTSDAILVAENQVFNPGSHGLAFIGKIKNLFKSVSKFENVKTYFFSSTISLAFLLIFPLSRRIGIKSATPLLLLCVMNLSNCGMILPGGGEQGTPPWLIFPTQINANTPSIGTPIDIGLQNGTPVNGLVFFHTDHLGSITKVSDGFGNVVSGGMDSGASFVSYKPYGGILRNDSSGPDIFKYKYEGKEEDVTTKLLYYNSRYYDPEIGRFLQPDTQIMADQLFGMNRFMFVNGNPIMNTDPSGNNAHIHMFNQIIRKIVGADNKTMVRNIKKDILNALAESDNVFLSLAAKKHIIDRNKRDLKEAQRERAVVTGVMAVIAVVTGGIMLWGSPGWAAAAAPFFGASAGYVAGSAIGYTVGGYIGEGKWDERSAIMGSVIGGAIGGVFGGLQGMGYSNEILTKGVNGEAAVSPYWGTYVYGADKWFYSPDFFPGWIKCVLFMKGASTSVANITNNKPNAYGDLAIDFLNFLTPLPLITITDYNSYSHELNRLNKLGKRDVY